ATATGGGTCAGGTTACGACGAGCCAGGCTCACTAGGGGATTGGCAGGATCCAGTCGTTGTCCCCATACTCTACCGTAATTATACAGCTCCACGGCAAATACGGCTCCGTGCTGTTGGAAACGCTCAAACAGCCTCATGTTGTACCAGAGAGGCATTACGTCCCATAAAAGGCGATAACGTTCCTCGGGTACCACCCCGACGCCTTGCGCCACCCGGTTGGTTACTTCAATAGCAACTTTTTCGAGAAAATCTACAGCTGTTTGGGTACCGGAGAGCACGACCAGCACAAAAAGGTTGCCCAGCATGTCTGTGCTGCTGATCGGTACCGGGCGGGCCCGGCGACTTTCGTTAATAGTTATCCAAAGAGCAGCTGCCCTGTCGCCGAGGTTTACTGTTTCCTGCAGGCGGTCGGGATCAAAGGGTTTTCCGGTAAGTCTTTCCAGAAAGCTGATCAGTTCTTTAAGCTGAGTTACCGCGTAAGCCAGGCGGTGAGGCTCGGGTTCCAGCTCCGCTCCCAAGGACCCCAGAGGTTGATCCAATACAAACATAGGACAGTTGAAACGACGGGCAAGAATTTCAAACCATTTGACATGAGTGGTACACAGATTGCGGCTGGCCACTACCGCGTCCGGCGCAGGTAGGCCGCCCAAATAAGTACAGTTGCCCATAATATGCCCCAAGTCTGAACGAAAATAGGAGCAAAGGTCAGGGGAATATCCAGAAGATTCTGCCAATTGTTGCAATTCTAGTCCCAGTTGTTTAACACTACAGGCGGCTGCATAGTTTTCGGGAAAAACCGGAACTACATCCATAGCATGAAACAGTTCTACCGGTGCTATCCCACTAGACCAGACCACTTTTTTGCCTTCTGCCTTTTTCTCATGAGCTTCCCGGTAGGTGTTCCTGATTATTTGGGAAAGCTGGCGGGAACTTTCCAGAACCTTAACCGTTT
This genomic interval from Calderihabitans maritimus contains the following:
- a CDS encoding 2-hydroxyacyl-CoA dehydratase subunit D, yielding MMNAKTVKVLESSRQLSQIIRNTYREAHEKKAEGKKVVWSSGIAPVELFHAMDVVPVFPENYAAACSVKQLGLELQQLAESSGYSPDLCSYFRSDLGHIMGNCTYLGGLPAPDAVVASRNLCTTHVKWFEILARRFNCPMFVLDQPLGSLGAELEPEPHRLAYAVTQLKELISFLERLTGKPFDPDRLQETVNLGDRAAALWITINESRRARPVPISSTDMLGNLFVLVVLSGTQTAVDFLEKVAIEVTNRVAQGVGVVPEERYRLLWDVMPLWYNMRLFERFQQHGAVFAVELYNYGRVWGQRLDPANPLVSLARRNLTHIFNIDGPTRVKLVSQMIRNFQIDGYVNHVIRSCIVLSTGTYHLANQIHKELNLPVLRIHSDHCDPRAFTPSQVESRLEAFLEMLESRQRNGIQA